From the Ictalurus furcatus strain D&B chromosome 19, Billie_1.0, whole genome shotgun sequence genome, one window contains:
- the crebl2 gene encoding LOW QUALITY PROTEIN: cAMP-responsive element-binding protein-like 2 (The sequence of the model RefSeq protein was modified relative to this genomic sequence to represent the inferred CDS: inserted 1 base in 1 codon) codes for MDDSKMVGGKVKKPGKRGRKPAKIDLKAKLERSRQSARECRARKKLRYQYLEELVSSKERAICALREELEMYKQWCIAMDQGKXPSEIKALLTGDDQKGSQSSGTNKTPKNGKYNLSGISQSKST; via the exons ATGGATGACAGTAAG ATGGTTGGTGGAAAGGTGAAGAAACCGGGGAAACGCGGCCGAAAGCCGGCTAAGATCGACCTGAAGGCGAAGTTGGAACGCAGCAGACAGAGCGCGCGAGAATGTCGAGCCAGGAAGAAGCTGCGCTACCAGTACCTGGAGGAGCTGGTGTCCAGCAAAGAGAGAGCCATCTGCGCCCTGAGAGAAGAGCTAGAGATG tacAAGCAGTGGTGCATCGCCATGGACCAAGGAA TCCCGTCGGAAATCAAAGCTCTCCTAACCGGAGATGATCAGAAAGGCTCGCAAAGCAGCGGCACCAACAAAACACCCAAAAATGGCAAATACAACTTATCGGGCATCAGCCAGAGCAAGTCGACTTAG